A single region of the Fimbriimonadaceae bacterium genome encodes:
- a CDS encoding GNAT family N-acetyltransferase, which translates to MKDVRVEIADLSKTEHQQAVRGLTNAYAKDSNALGRSLPDDVLERLPDEIASHPAGVVFLAWSGDKPVGQATCFIGFATFSAKRLINVHDLIVLAECRGQGVGEKLLQAVEDYARANGFAKVTLEVAEGNPAKRLYLRCGFEEAGTFCAKYLVQNPWE; encoded by the coding sequence GTGAAAGACGTCAGGGTCGAGATTGCCGATCTCTCAAAAACCGAGCACCAGCAGGCCGTGCGGGGCCTCACGAATGCCTACGCAAAGGACTCAAATGCGCTGGGACGGTCCTTGCCCGACGACGTGCTGGAACGCCTTCCCGATGAGATCGCATCCCACCCGGCTGGCGTTGTCTTCCTGGCTTGGTCTGGCGACAAGCCAGTTGGGCAGGCCACCTGCTTTATCGGGTTTGCGACCTTTTCAGCCAAACGCCTTATCAATGTCCACGACCTTATCGTGCTCGCCGAATGTCGCGGGCAGGGGGTAGGAGAAAAGCTGTTGCAGGCGGTTGAGGATTACGCACGAGCGAACGGATTTGCGAAGGTTACGCTGGAGGTCGCCGAAGGCAACCCCGCGAAGCGATTGTATTTGAGATGCGGCTTTGAGGAAGCAGGGACTTTTTGTGCGAAGTACCTGGTCCAGAACCCGTGGGAGTGA
- a CDS encoding HAD-IIA family hydrolase, producing the protein MIDLYIFDLDGTLYRGQEAVPHSVEVVRALRTRGKQIRFLTNNSGLEPSRIAKKLGDLGFEAAIEEVYSTAMGAVWKLRELGARSVYVVGEPGLRATLENGGFQLVTDESGACDVVLAGICRSLTYAQINTALQFIRNGARFVATNRDATYPLEGGRFEPGAGATVAAIEACTGVEPLVIGKPEPYLVERILEDAGLKADQALVVGDRYETDIVAGERAGCQTLLVLTGATMDAPEGVPSALDLRALLD; encoded by the coding sequence ATGATCGACCTCTACATTTTCGACCTTGACGGCACCCTTTATCGGGGGCAGGAGGCTGTGCCTCATTCCGTGGAAGTTGTGCGAGCTTTGCGGACTCGCGGCAAGCAGATTCGCTTTCTCACCAACAACTCAGGCCTTGAACCATCCCGTATTGCCAAAAAGCTAGGGGATCTAGGTTTTGAAGCTGCCATTGAGGAGGTCTATTCGACGGCGATGGGGGCAGTTTGGAAGCTGCGTGAACTTGGTGCAAGAAGCGTTTATGTCGTTGGCGAACCCGGGCTCCGAGCAACTTTGGAGAATGGTGGATTTCAGCTTGTGACCGACGAGTCAGGGGCTTGCGATGTCGTCCTTGCCGGTATTTGCCGATCGCTCACCTATGCGCAGATCAACACCGCACTTCAGTTCATTCGCAATGGCGCTCGATTTGTCGCCACGAATCGGGACGCAACTTATCCGCTTGAGGGCGGGCGATTTGAACCGGGTGCGGGGGCAACTGTTGCGGCGATTGAAGCTTGCACGGGAGTTGAACCGTTGGTGATCGGAAAGCCGGAACCGTATTTGGTTGAGCGGATTCTTGAGGATGCAGGCTTGAAAGCGGATCAAGCGTTGGTCGTGGGCGACCGCTACGAGACCGATATCGTCGCGGGAGAGCGGGCTGGGTGCCAAACGCTGTTGGTGCTGACCGGGGCGACGATGGATGCACCTGAGGGTGTGCCTTCTGCGTTGGACTTGCGGGCGCTGTTGGATTGA
- a CDS encoding lytic transglycosylase domain-containing protein, with protein sequence MKAVIWRMGLILSAAAAAMSASGQTLTDYLAQRKKYGITQAAGIQALEVFVGKRVIEVQGKIKGTFSIDTKHMLLVERSDGLNFQIESDFLPDWIGGGVVPARLLVHAQRVAEGGELQAKLISLAPESKIAALEAEAARKAAEEKAKRDAKRPPPKNTLSRGDINKSAENWNLPASEVQPIYASFIKGRNKRLTDAQANEIAQGIIGFSIRYGVDARLILAMVMVESSFNPNATSSAGAQGLGQLMPGTAKSLGITDPYDTLQNLYGTVRTIRGHIDRQGKNSEDAFENLVLALAAYNAGSGAVRKYNGVPPYAQTQNYIKKVVGLYYSFLGKK encoded by the coding sequence ATGAAAGCGGTTATTTGGAGAATGGGCCTGATTCTCAGCGCGGCAGCCGCCGCGATGAGCGCATCTGGACAAACTCTGACCGACTACCTCGCTCAACGAAAAAAGTACGGCATTACTCAGGCTGCCGGAATCCAAGCGCTTGAAGTTTTTGTTGGCAAGCGCGTTATCGAAGTTCAAGGCAAGATCAAAGGCACTTTCTCAATCGACACGAAGCATATGCTTCTGGTCGAGCGCTCAGATGGCCTGAACTTCCAGATTGAAAGCGACTTCTTGCCCGACTGGATCGGCGGTGGAGTGGTTCCGGCAAGGCTTCTTGTTCATGCCCAACGGGTTGCCGAAGGCGGAGAACTGCAAGCCAAGCTGATCTCATTGGCGCCAGAATCCAAAATCGCCGCGCTTGAGGCTGAAGCGGCCAGAAAAGCAGCTGAGGAAAAGGCAAAGCGCGATGCCAAACGCCCACCGCCTAAAAACACACTTTCGCGAGGGGACATCAACAAGTCCGCCGAGAATTGGAATCTTCCCGCCAGCGAAGTTCAACCGATTTACGCAAGCTTCATCAAAGGTCGCAACAAGCGCCTGACCGACGCTCAGGCGAATGAGATCGCACAGGGGATCATTGGGTTCAGCATTCGTTACGGAGTCGACGCTCGACTGATTTTGGCGATGGTGATGGTCGAAAGTTCGTTCAACCCCAACGCAACGAGCAGCGCCGGGGCACAAGGGCTGGGGCAGTTGATGCCAGGCACGGCGAAGAGCCTTGGCATCACCGACCCTTACGACACGCTCCAGAACCTTTACGGGACCGTAAGGACGATTCGCGGACACATCGACCGTCAGGGCAAGAACAGCGAAGACGCCTTTGAAAATCTCGTCCTTGCCTTGGCCGCATACAATGCGGGAAGCGGCGCGGTACGGAAGTATAACGGCGTTCCCCCGTACGCGCAAACTCAGAACTACATCAAGAAAGTAGTAGGGCTGTACTACTCCTTCCTCGGCAAAAAGTGA
- the ubiE gene encoding bifunctional demethylmenaquinone methyltransferase/2-methoxy-6-polyprenyl-1,4-benzoquinol methylase UbiE, translating into MDKAPWQTEGTEKRTAVQGMFAEIAPTYDLLNSMMSFRRHGKWRAAAVKVLELNPGDKALDVCCGTGDFFFPLTKAVGPTGVVAGVDFCQPMLLVAQKKLHHPSLSLGDAGQLPVASAVFDAVTVGWGLRNVPDIRLALKEIYRVLKPGGRFVTLDMAKPKNVVVRKVSLWTTNTILPRLGSIFGKTKAYTYLPKSTAKFVERDEMRALMEEAGFLDVQHKDFMFGNICMHWGVKA; encoded by the coding sequence ATGGACAAGGCTCCTTGGCAAACCGAGGGGACAGAAAAGCGAACAGCTGTGCAAGGCATGTTCGCCGAGATCGCGCCGACTTACGATCTGCTGAATTCGATGATGTCGTTTCGGCGGCACGGGAAGTGGCGCGCCGCTGCCGTGAAGGTTCTTGAGCTGAATCCTGGCGATAAGGCGCTTGACGTTTGCTGCGGAACTGGCGACTTTTTCTTTCCTCTCACCAAAGCGGTTGGGCCAACAGGAGTGGTTGCAGGCGTGGACTTCTGCCAGCCGATGCTTTTGGTCGCCCAAAAGAAACTTCATCACCCCAGTCTGTCGCTTGGGGATGCGGGGCAATTGCCGGTGGCAAGTGCGGTTTTTGATGCTGTCACGGTGGGTTGGGGCCTTCGCAATGTCCCGGATATTAGGCTTGCCTTGAAAGAGATTTATCGGGTGCTCAAACCTGGTGGAAGGTTTGTCACCCTGGATATGGCCAAGCCGAAAAACGTTGTCGTGCGCAAGGTTTCGCTTTGGACCACGAATACAATCCTTCCCCGATTAGGGTCGATTTTCGGCAAGACGAAGGCTTATACTTACCTGCCCAAGAGCACAGCAAAATTCGTCGAACGCGACGAAATGCGGGCGCTCATGGAGGAAGCGGGCTTTTTGGACGTCCAACATAAGGATTTCATGTTTGGCAACATCTGTATGCACTGGGGGGTGAAGGCGTGA
- the cysS gene encoding cysteine--tRNA ligase, which yields MKKREFKLYDTMSKTTKALATVEPDHLRFYACGPTVYSYAHIGNFRSFLTSDLIVRTAKAIGWRVTFVNNITDVGHLTDDDFADAQGEDKLEKALKSKEGEDFNNVWELAERYTEAFELDWKRLNMVEPDVRPKATQHVRQQILATQALIDRGHAYETPTGVYYSVESFPEYGKLSGNTQENLRQAVRDVVQDDNKRAPADFALWKKDDRHLMQWFSPWGWGFPGWHIECSAMAREYLGDTVDLHSGGEDNMFPHHECEIAQSEALTGKPFCKHWVHTRFLQVNGEKMSKSTGNWYTVRDLVQDKGADPLALRYALISVPYGKPLNFTLQSLKDATLAIERFKECDKIASQAAEKGSGGADTVSTALDQLYEETLDAMCDDLNTSVALAKAYEGTKVILRERDNLSKASGKSALEFLNKINALLGIVRHETEIAEDIDLGPKLALDEATILAKIQERADAKKNKDFAKADAIRNELVEQGIELIDTPDGTTWKAKSGI from the coding sequence ATGAAGAAACGTGAATTCAAACTCTACGATACGATGTCCAAGACCACTAAGGCCTTGGCCACCGTCGAGCCGGATCATTTACGTTTCTATGCCTGTGGACCGACGGTCTACTCCTACGCCCACATAGGCAACTTCCGCAGCTTTCTCACCTCCGACCTGATCGTGCGCACTGCCAAAGCCATCGGCTGGAGAGTTACCTTCGTCAACAATATCACCGACGTTGGGCACCTCACCGATGACGATTTTGCCGACGCGCAAGGCGAGGACAAGCTAGAGAAGGCGCTCAAGAGCAAGGAAGGCGAAGACTTTAACAACGTTTGGGAGCTTGCCGAGCGATACACCGAGGCTTTCGAATTGGATTGGAAAAGGCTCAACATGGTTGAGCCCGATGTCCGCCCGAAAGCCACCCAGCACGTTCGTCAGCAAATCCTTGCCACACAGGCACTGATCGACCGAGGGCATGCCTATGAGACTCCCACGGGAGTCTATTACAGCGTGGAGAGTTTCCCCGAGTACGGCAAGCTCAGCGGCAACACCCAGGAGAATTTGAGGCAGGCTGTGCGCGACGTGGTGCAGGACGACAACAAGCGCGCCCCTGCCGACTTCGCGCTTTGGAAGAAGGACGACCGCCATCTGATGCAGTGGTTCTCCCCTTGGGGCTGGGGCTTCCCGGGCTGGCACATCGAGTGCTCGGCGATGGCGCGGGAGTATTTGGGCGACACCGTGGACCTCCACAGTGGCGGCGAAGACAACATGTTCCCCCACCACGAATGCGAGATCGCTCAATCGGAAGCTCTGACTGGAAAGCCGTTCTGCAAGCATTGGGTGCACACACGATTTTTGCAAGTCAATGGCGAAAAGATGTCTAAATCAACCGGGAATTGGTACACCGTTCGCGACTTGGTGCAGGACAAAGGCGCTGACCCCCTGGCGCTCCGGTATGCCCTCATCAGCGTCCCGTACGGCAAGCCATTGAACTTCACCCTCCAATCCCTCAAGGATGCAACGCTCGCCATTGAGCGGTTTAAGGAGTGCGATAAGATTGCCTCCCAAGCGGCTGAGAAGGGTTCGGGCGGTGCGGATACAGTTAGCACAGCATTGGACCAGCTTTACGAAGAGACTTTGGATGCAATGTGCGATGATCTGAACACTTCCGTTGCTCTGGCTAAGGCTTACGAAGGCACGAAGGTGATTCTGCGCGAGCGTGATAACCTATCCAAAGCCTCTGGCAAGAGCGCCCTCGAATTCCTGAATAAGATCAACGCGCTGCTCGGGATAGTCCGGCACGAAACGGAGATCGCCGAGGATATCGATTTAGGACCGAAGCTAGCGCTCGATGAGGCTACGATTCTAGCGAAAATCCAGGAGCGGGCCGATGCCAAAAAGAACAAGGATTTCGCGAAGGCTGATGCGATCCGAAATGAACTTGTCGAGCAGGGCATTGAGTTGATCGACACGCCAGACGGCACGACTTGGAAAGCAAAGTCGGGGATTTAG
- a CDS encoding polyprenyl synthetase family protein, whose protein sequence is MSVGAFSSASSVNKALVARVAREVDEVEHVLEQQVGSQVKLVRDVASHTLRAGGKRLRPALVALAASATGLEYDPARAHLLGACMELIHMATLIHDDVIDHADTRRGVRTAAAVFGNTAAILSGDVMLSKAMAILAEDGDIEIIRTVSKSVVDLAEGEVAELEVRGVFDLTKEKHYEILHLKTATFIQTCCRVGAMLAGADKPTCEALSEYGYRIGLAFQLADDLLDYRGDHAVTGKAVATDFQEGCATMPLLCLLPKLSPAEFEQTQAKFGTECSEDDIRMLCQWMDTRGAFAEAEEAARHEVRLAEKALCDLPESEESAMLQVLAELIVTRQG, encoded by the coding sequence GTGAGCGTCGGCGCTTTCTCTTCGGCATCAAGCGTTAACAAGGCGCTGGTAGCCCGCGTTGCGCGGGAAGTGGATGAAGTTGAGCACGTCCTTGAGCAACAGGTCGGCTCGCAAGTCAAGCTTGTCCGAGATGTCGCTTCGCATACCCTGCGGGCAGGAGGAAAGCGGCTAAGGCCAGCATTGGTGGCCCTGGCTGCCTCCGCAACCGGGCTTGAATACGATCCCGCCCGAGCGCATCTCTTGGGGGCTTGTATGGAACTGATCCATATGGCCACGCTCATCCACGACGACGTGATCGACCACGCCGATACCCGTCGGGGCGTGCGAACGGCTGCGGCAGTTTTTGGAAATACTGCGGCGATCCTCTCTGGCGATGTGATGCTCTCGAAGGCAATGGCCATCCTTGCCGAAGACGGGGATATTGAGATCATCCGCACCGTGTCCAAGTCGGTTGTTGACCTGGCCGAGGGCGAAGTCGCCGAGCTTGAGGTCCGGGGTGTTTTCGACCTCACGAAAGAAAAGCATTACGAAATCCTCCACCTGAAGACGGCGACCTTTATTCAAACTTGCTGCCGGGTTGGCGCGATGCTGGCGGGAGCTGATAAGCCCACATGCGAGGCCCTGAGCGAGTATGGCTACCGGATCGGATTGGCTTTCCAACTAGCTGACGATCTGCTGGACTACCGGGGCGATCATGCGGTCACCGGCAAGGCCGTCGCCACCGATTTTCAAGAGGGCTGCGCGACGATGCCGCTGCTTTGCCTGTTGCCAAAACTAAGCCCTGCAGAGTTTGAGCAAACCCAAGCAAAGTTCGGCACCGAATGCTCCGAGGACGACATCCGCATGCTTTGCCAGTGGATGGATACACGAGGCGCGTTCGCCGAGGCTGAAGAGGCGGCTCGACATGAAGTGCGGTTGGCGGAGAAGGCGCTTTGCGATTTGCCCGAATCGGAGGAGTCGGCGATGCTCCAGGTGCTTGCAGAGCTGATCGTCACCCGACAGGGATGA
- the lipB gene encoding lipoyl(octanoyl) transferase LipB, producing MIGNWVDLGVMEYAACTELQRHILDRVLAEQLPHTLLIVEHPPVLTLGASFQPVNLLYPPEFYTEKGIALHKTERGGDVTYHGPGQLVGYPIFNVAELGKDLHKWLRDLEEAVILSLRPFGIEGYRSDVNTGVWVDEKKICAIGIKMRRWVSMHGIALNCSNDLKPFEYIVPCGIKTHGVTSISEQLGREVTQGEVLPHLIAGFESVFGIQLTESERAQFVS from the coding sequence ATGATCGGGAACTGGGTCGATCTCGGGGTAATGGAGTATGCGGCCTGTACCGAACTCCAGCGTCACATTCTTGACCGAGTCCTTGCCGAGCAGTTGCCGCACACCTTGCTGATTGTGGAACACCCGCCGGTGCTTACCCTTGGAGCGAGTTTTCAACCCGTTAACCTGCTCTATCCGCCGGAGTTTTACACTGAGAAGGGGATCGCGCTTCACAAGACGGAACGCGGCGGAGATGTGACTTATCATGGCCCGGGCCAGTTGGTCGGCTATCCGATCTTCAACGTTGCCGAGCTTGGTAAAGACCTACACAAGTGGTTAAGGGACCTAGAGGAAGCCGTGATTTTAAGCCTGCGCCCGTTTGGGATTGAGGGCTATCGTTCAGACGTAAACACCGGGGTTTGGGTGGATGAGAAGAAGATCTGCGCGATTGGCATTAAGATGCGGCGATGGGTTTCGATGCATGGGATCGCCCTGAATTGCAGCAACGACCTCAAGCCTTTTGAGTACATCGTTCCGTGCGGAATCAAGACGCACGGAGTCACAAGCATCTCTGAACAGCTGGGACGTGAGGTTACTCAAGGGGAAGTTCTTCCCCATCTTATCGCGGGATTTGAATCTGTGTTCGGGATTCAGCTCACCGAATCCGAACGTGCTCAATTCGTGAGTTGA